A genomic window from Exiguobacterium acetylicum DSM 20416 includes:
- a CDS encoding DegV family protein, with translation MTKIAWVTDSMAYFTKEEAEAIGVNVVPIQILLGDTAYQENAITVERLFRALDADKKLIAKTSQPIFGEFVGTYERLKEEGYDCAIAVHCTNGLSSTVQSSASAAEAASFPVHIIDSHTAFENQQEFIRYGMELAAQGKSVEEIVAALQALTKKTHFYMIVGNMETMRRGGRVSSGDLFLANLLSIKPIITTDEAGKIVPFKKARSLKKAYIEMVKQIDESMRQHTFYKNRIYVATTMAPEMATELRQQVAAKFPDLTILEGTFGPAIGTHAGAETVGLFWMND, from the coding sequence ATGACTAAAATAGCATGGGTGACCGATAGTATGGCCTATTTCACGAAAGAAGAGGCAGAAGCGATCGGCGTCAATGTCGTACCGATTCAAATCTTACTCGGTGATACGGCGTATCAAGAGAATGCGATCACGGTCGAGCGATTGTTCCGTGCCCTAGATGCGGACAAAAAGCTGATTGCCAAAACATCACAACCAATTTTTGGGGAGTTCGTTGGAACATATGAACGTCTGAAAGAAGAAGGTTATGACTGTGCAATTGCAGTGCACTGTACGAATGGATTATCGAGTACCGTCCAAAGTTCAGCATCAGCAGCGGAAGCAGCCAGCTTCCCCGTTCATATCATCGACTCTCATACGGCGTTTGAGAACCAACAAGAGTTCATTCGTTACGGGATGGAGCTCGCGGCACAGGGGAAATCCGTCGAGGAAATCGTCGCAGCCTTACAAGCGTTGACGAAAAAGACCCATTTCTATATGATCGTCGGTAATATGGAAACGATGCGCCGGGGTGGACGTGTCTCATCCGGTGACTTGTTCCTTGCGAACCTACTCAGCATCAAACCGATCATCACGACGGATGAAGCAGGAAAAATCGTACCATTCAAAAAAGCGCGTTCTTTAAAGAAAGCTTACATCGAAATGGTTAAACAAATCGATGAATCGATGCGTCAGCACACGTTCTACAAGAACCGGATTTATGTCGCGACGACGATGGCACCGGAAATGGCAACGGAACTGCGGCAACAAGTCGCAGCGAAGTTCCCGGATTTGACGATTCTTGAAGGCACGTTCGGACCAGCAATTGGAACACATGCTGGAGCAGAAACAGTCGGTCTATTCTGGATGAATGATTAA
- a CDS encoding alkaline phosphatase — protein sequence MNKKWMATGILGTVLMTGVAGYTYESAQPVEAKQNTKQAKVKNVIFMIPDGYSAAYATNYRWYQGGEETELDGHLKGMMRTYSANTKVTDSAAAGTAMATGTKTNNGTIGMDPSGKEVASILDRADQAGKATGLVSTSAITHATPAVFASHVVTRANEADIAKQYMDEMKVDVLLGGGQKFFFDQKNGGVQEAGNLVKKAERAGYQYADSLESLNETDGRKVLGLFAEEGMAPELDRENTNQPSLATMTSKALQTLKKDRDGFFLMVEGSQIDWAGHAHDAAWAMKDAEAFHQAVEKVLRFAAKDKHTLVVVAGDHDTGGMSVGGYDEYVAKPEVLKNVKATGDEMVRQFNDDLSNIATVVKRETTFDLTAEEIQTLQKVDAKKRVMTLNEMISKRAYVGWTTSVHTGVDVPLYAYGPQSEQFSGLHENTDIPGLMANAMKLKK from the coding sequence ATGAACAAGAAATGGATGGCGACAGGTATTCTCGGTACAGTGCTTATGACAGGAGTTGCAGGCTATACATATGAATCGGCTCAGCCGGTCGAGGCAAAACAGAACACGAAACAGGCGAAGGTTAAAAATGTCATTTTCATGATCCCGGACGGTTATTCGGCTGCCTATGCAACGAATTATCGCTGGTATCAAGGAGGCGAGGAAACTGAACTCGACGGTCACTTAAAAGGAATGATGCGGACGTATTCGGCAAACACGAAAGTGACCGATTCAGCAGCTGCCGGAACGGCGATGGCAACAGGAACAAAAACGAACAATGGAACAATCGGCATGGATCCGAGTGGAAAAGAAGTAGCATCTATTCTTGATCGGGCGGATCAAGCAGGCAAAGCAACAGGACTTGTCTCGACATCAGCCATCACACATGCGACACCAGCTGTTTTTGCATCGCATGTCGTAACGCGCGCGAACGAAGCGGACATCGCGAAGCAATACATGGATGAAATGAAAGTCGACGTCTTACTCGGTGGCGGTCAGAAATTCTTTTTTGATCAAAAGAATGGTGGTGTCCAAGAGGCTGGTAATCTAGTGAAGAAAGCAGAACGGGCAGGCTATCAGTACGCGGATTCACTCGAAAGTCTAAATGAGACAGACGGTCGTAAAGTTCTTGGTTTGTTTGCAGAAGAAGGAATGGCACCAGAACTGGACCGAGAAAATACGAATCAACCGAGCCTTGCGACGATGACATCGAAAGCCCTGCAAACATTGAAGAAAGACCGCGATGGCTTCTTCTTGATGGTAGAAGGCAGTCAGATCGACTGGGCGGGTCACGCGCATGATGCTGCTTGGGCGATGAAGGATGCAGAGGCGTTCCACCAGGCAGTTGAAAAAGTGCTTCGTTTTGCAGCAAAAGATAAACACACATTGGTCGTCGTTGCTGGTGACCACGATACAGGTGGTATGTCAGTCGGTGGATACGACGAGTACGTCGCAAAACCGGAAGTCTTGAAAAACGTCAAAGCGACGGGTGATGAGATGGTTCGTCAGTTCAATGATGACTTATCGAATATCGCAACTGTCGTCAAACGGGAAACAACGTTCGATTTGACGGCTGAAGAAATTCAGACGTTGCAAAAAGTGGATGCGAAGAAACGCGTCATGACATTGAATGAGATGATCAGTAAACGGGCATATGTCGGTTGGACGACTTCGGTACACACAGGTGTTGACGTTCCGCTCTACGCGTACGGTCCACAAAGCGAACAGTTCAGTGGGTTGCATGAAAATACGGACATCCCTGGCCTGATGGCTAATGCCATGAAATTAAAAAAATGA
- a CDS encoding (Fe-S)-binding protein, with protein sequence MNTFLLINWIAFLLVIGYAGYLFTSLVKSRYAAIKRGKKAEWTLTNKERLDAVLVNVFGQKKLLKDKKSGVIHVMMFYGFLLVQFGAIDFIWKGLAVGQRFPHVPLGPLYPIFTFFQEIVMLVILIAVVWGFYRRYVEKLVRLKRNFMAGLALIFIGGLMVAVLFGNGFFLVYENHSTLGEPVASSIAFLFSWVPESVAFGLFVFFWWAHLLFLLSFMVYIPQGKHAHLIAGTANVWLGRTSKVGRLAPIDLSVMEEAEDDEAEFSFGVNRIEDFNQKQLVDLYACVECGRCTNMCPASGTGKMLSPMDLIVKLRDHLNMKTAAITQRSPWAPAFAFEGSQGNQIASLAAAGQMDIVPDSLIGNVITEEEIWACTTCRNCEDQCPVMNEHVDKIIDLRRHLVMMEGKMDPEMQRTMANIERQGNPWGMNRKERENWRKNRDELVVPTAKEKKKAGEDFEYLFWVGAMGSYDNRSQKIAMAFARILNEADISFAILGNDEKNSGDTPRRIGNEVLFQELAEANIKSFEKYGVKKIVTIDPHAYNTFKNEYPDFGLSPDVEVYHHTELLARLIDEKRITPLHEVKERVVYHDSCYLGRYNDIYDAPRYILEKIPGITLVETERNREKGMCCGAGGGMMWQEEKVGARVNVARTEQLLTVQPSVIGSACPYCLTMLSDGTKAKEVDETVATYDVVELLERSIVGVPVEEPVVTV encoded by the coding sequence ATGAATACGTTTTTACTCATTAACTGGATTGCCTTCCTACTCGTCATCGGCTATGCGGGCTATCTGTTCACGTCACTCGTCAAAAGTCGTTATGCCGCCATTAAACGGGGAAAAAAGGCGGAATGGACACTGACGAACAAAGAACGACTTGACGCGGTCTTAGTCAACGTCTTCGGCCAAAAGAAATTATTAAAGGATAAGAAAAGTGGCGTTATCCACGTCATGATGTTCTACGGCTTCTTACTTGTTCAATTTGGAGCGATCGATTTTATCTGGAAAGGACTCGCCGTCGGTCAGCGTTTCCCGCATGTTCCACTCGGTCCGCTTTATCCGATTTTTACATTCTTCCAAGAAATCGTCATGCTTGTCATCTTGATTGCCGTCGTTTGGGGATTTTATCGCCGGTACGTCGAGAAACTCGTCCGCTTGAAGCGGAATTTCATGGCAGGTCTTGCGTTGATCTTCATCGGTGGTTTGATGGTCGCCGTCCTATTCGGAAATGGATTCTTCCTTGTCTATGAGAATCATTCGACGCTCGGTGAACCGGTCGCTTCAAGCATCGCGTTCTTATTCAGTTGGGTGCCGGAATCAGTTGCGTTCGGATTATTCGTCTTCTTCTGGTGGGCGCATCTCTTGTTCTTACTTAGCTTCATGGTCTACATCCCGCAAGGTAAACACGCGCACTTGATTGCCGGTACAGCAAATGTCTGGCTCGGTCGGACGTCAAAAGTCGGGCGTTTGGCACCGATTGATCTATCCGTCATGGAAGAGGCAGAAGATGACGAAGCGGAGTTCAGCTTCGGCGTCAACCGGATCGAAGATTTCAATCAGAAACAGCTCGTTGATCTATATGCTTGCGTCGAGTGTGGACGCTGTACGAACATGTGCCCAGCGAGCGGAACCGGTAAGATGCTGTCGCCAATGGATTTGATCGTTAAATTACGGGACCATCTCAACATGAAAACGGCAGCGATCACCCAACGTTCGCCATGGGCACCTGCCTTTGCGTTTGAAGGATCGCAAGGCAACCAAATCGCTTCACTGGCAGCAGCGGGGCAGATGGATATCGTTCCGGATTCATTGATTGGGAATGTCATTACGGAAGAAGAAATCTGGGCGTGTACGACTTGTCGGAACTGTGAAGATCAGTGTCCGGTCATGAACGAACATGTTGATAAGATCATCGACCTCCGTCGTCATCTCGTCATGATGGAAGGCAAGATGGATCCGGAGATGCAACGGACGATGGCAAACATCGAACGTCAAGGTAATCCGTGGGGGATGAACCGGAAAGAACGCGAAAACTGGCGGAAAAACCGGGATGAACTCGTCGTTCCGACAGCAAAGGAGAAGAAAAAAGCGGGCGAAGACTTCGAGTACCTGTTCTGGGTTGGTGCGATGGGATCGTACGATAACCGAAGTCAAAAAATCGCGATGGCGTTTGCGCGGATTCTAAACGAAGCTGACATCTCGTTTGCGATTCTCGGGAACGATGAGAAAAACTCAGGCGATACACCGCGCCGGATCGGGAACGAAGTCTTGTTCCAAGAACTTGCAGAAGCAAACATCAAATCATTTGAGAAATATGGCGTCAAAAAGATTGTCACGATTGATCCGCACGCCTACAACACATTCAAAAATGAGTACCCCGACTTCGGACTGAGTCCGGACGTTGAAGTCTATCACCATACTGAATTGCTTGCACGACTGATTGACGAGAAACGCATCACACCGCTCCATGAAGTCAAGGAGCGTGTTGTCTATCACGATTCGTGTTACCTTGGTCGCTACAATGACATTTATGACGCACCACGTTATATTCTCGAGAAGATTCCAGGAATCACGCTCGTTGAGACGGAACGTAACCGGGAAAAAGGGATGTGTTGCGGTGCTGGCGGCGGGATGATGTGGCAAGAAGAGAAAGTCGGCGCACGGGTCAACGTCGCACGGACGGAACAATTGTTGACCGTCCAACCGTCTGTCATTGGGTCAGCATGTCCGTACTGTCTGACGATGCTCAGTGACGGCACGAAGGCGAAGGAAGTCGACGAGACGGTTGCTACGTACGATGTCGTCGAATTACTCGAACGGTCAATCGTCGGTGTACCGGTCGAAGAACCTGTTGTAACCGTATAA
- a CDS encoding aldose epimerase family protein: MMITTTEVGQLGDQSLLRFTLENVHGHSIDILNRGAKILAIRVPDQHGIIENVVLAFDDLSEYQDDPHHLGATIGRVGGRIANGAFALEGMTYVLEQNEGEHHLHGGSENWANRMFTHEINDDKLVLRLDSPSGENGYPGHLSFTLTFEWTDENILHIHYEAETTASTPFSPTNHTYFNLTGEAKTTIEQHLLRMDAPFYVPLTKDAVPTGDILPVTDTVFDFLDTRPLHEVTHASDEQLRQAGSGVDHPFLLREGGEIVLDEPISGRRLRVVTDQPGVVVYTANHLSGEFTICGRRATPYLGICFETQGLPDAINQPNFPSVVLHADEHYHKRTSFHFQMMS; this comes from the coding sequence ATGATGATTACAACAACAGAAGTGGGACAACTAGGTGATCAGTCCTTGTTACGATTCACGTTAGAGAATGTGCATGGGCATAGTATCGATATCTTGAACCGAGGCGCAAAAATTCTTGCCATCCGGGTTCCGGATCAACATGGAATAATCGAAAATGTCGTACTCGCGTTTGACGACCTATCAGAATACCAAGATGATCCGCATCACTTAGGTGCAACGATCGGGCGGGTCGGAGGGCGAATCGCAAACGGCGCGTTTGCGCTAGAAGGAATGACGTATGTACTCGAACAAAATGAGGGCGAGCATCACCTCCATGGGGGAAGCGAAAATTGGGCGAACCGGATGTTCACGCACGAAATCAACGACGACAAACTTGTTCTACGTTTAGATAGTCCAAGTGGTGAGAACGGGTATCCGGGTCATTTGTCGTTCACGCTGACCTTCGAATGGACAGACGAGAACATCCTGCATATCCATTATGAAGCGGAGACGACAGCTTCGACACCATTCAGTCCGACGAATCATACGTACTTTAATTTGACGGGTGAGGCAAAAACGACGATCGAACAGCATCTGTTACGAATGGATGCACCTTTTTATGTTCCGTTGACGAAAGATGCGGTACCGACCGGTGACATTCTCCCGGTGACAGACACCGTCTTTGATTTTCTCGATACCCGCCCGTTACATGAAGTGACACATGCATCAGACGAACAACTCCGCCAAGCAGGTAGTGGTGTCGATCACCCCTTCCTGCTTAGAGAGGGTGGAGAAATCGTTCTCGACGAACCAATCAGTGGGCGGCGATTGCGCGTCGTGACGGATCAACCGGGAGTCGTCGTCTACACCGCTAATCATTTGTCGGGTGAGTTTACGATTTGCGGAAGACGAGCAACACCGTACCTCGGAATCTGCTTTGAGACACAAGGATTACCGGATGCGATCAACCAACCGAATTTTCCTTCCGTCGTCTTGCATGCCGATGAGCACTATCATAAGCGTACATCGTTTCATTTTCAGATGATGTCATGA
- a CDS encoding MerR family transcriptional regulator, with product MGQVAETTGLSKRTIDYYTSLGLLTPERTASGYRLYDESVIHQIEKIEYLKSQRLSLQEILASFTEREQKTGETIYQEVKQLQATVEGLEQRLLDSTDVEKQAIRLELSRRLTLIASLIAQL from the coding sequence ATCGGTCAGGTCGCGGAGACCACCGGCTTATCAAAACGAACGATCGATTACTACACATCACTTGGTCTGTTAACACCAGAGCGCACCGCATCTGGTTACCGTTTGTATGACGAATCGGTCATTCATCAAATCGAAAAGATTGAATATTTGAAGTCTCAACGGCTTTCCCTGCAAGAGATTCTTGCTTCTTTTACGGAACGGGAACAAAAAACAGGGGAGACGATTTATCAGGAAGTGAAACAACTTCAGGCGACGGTTGAAGGACTCGAGCAGCGTTTGTTAGATTCGACGGACGTCGAAAAACAAGCGATTCGCTTAGAATTGTCACGGCGTCTGACATTGATTGCTTCCTTGATTGCACAGCTTTAA
- a CDS encoding methyl-accepting chemotaxis protein → MVSALEQQSTKILSRLIATLITIAHPLIFVFAQMNYVPISVFYQFLVGGLILAVALLVGNRLLGHRPSGKYVQVTLTYLVLALVLMTLPSPIIWTIAYLYLTISIVYLIPRLVVLAGIFGLLEMALFTANGTIVFTNTFDLIVAYVIYLMIFSAAVFVAVFGRNVMQAVRQEQERSEAYAATSQVALEQTAATATEVTTFTEEMSETVDAAKDSFSQVDMAMQQLAHDAAGSVQAIREIRQLNDQQVNRMEDVTVSVDRALERSSSSRTTAERSRQTIGLAGQSLQQLTTSMDESVTSFGQLAGRFQEIVAITSSINAIAAQTNLLSLNASIEAARAGEFGKGFTVVAQEIRNLSAQTAEASKEINAIIERVDQDVTQTGNSIHASTTLLREQEERMAESQLALQTIETDATEVVGSIQSAQTQFATMTNSLVAITTAAGQLDTFMNALLAQSESLSGLTRHQVGQVMELQQAIHALNETASTLQQTNG, encoded by the coding sequence ATGGTATCTGCCCTCGAGCAACAAAGTACAAAGATTTTATCCCGTCTGATTGCAACGTTGATTACAATTGCGCATCCGTTGATTTTCGTATTTGCCCAAATGAATTACGTTCCAATCAGTGTGTTCTATCAGTTTTTAGTCGGTGGTCTGATCTTGGCGGTCGCGTTGCTGGTCGGCAACCGGCTACTCGGACATCGTCCGAGTGGGAAATATGTTCAAGTGACATTAACGTATCTCGTCCTCGCCTTAGTTTTGATGACATTACCGTCCCCAATCATCTGGACGATTGCTTACCTTTATTTGACGATTTCAATCGTCTATTTGATTCCGCGTCTCGTCGTTCTGGCTGGGATTTTCGGACTACTTGAAATGGCGTTATTCACAGCCAACGGAACGATTGTCTTTACGAACACATTCGACTTGATCGTCGCGTATGTCATCTATTTGATGATCTTCTCAGCGGCTGTCTTCGTTGCCGTTTTTGGACGAAACGTCATGCAGGCAGTTCGTCAAGAACAAGAGCGATCGGAAGCTTACGCGGCAACGTCGCAAGTCGCCCTTGAGCAAACGGCAGCAACAGCAACGGAAGTAACGACGTTCACAGAAGAGATGAGTGAAACGGTCGACGCGGCGAAGGATTCTTTCAGTCAGGTTGATATGGCGATGCAACAGCTGGCACATGATGCAGCAGGAAGCGTCCAAGCGATTCGTGAAATTCGCCAATTGAATGACCAGCAAGTCAACCGGATGGAGGATGTGACGGTTTCAGTCGATCGCGCCCTCGAGCGGAGTTCCTCATCGCGGACAACCGCTGAACGAAGCAGGCAGACGATTGGTCTAGCTGGACAATCCTTGCAACAATTGACGACGAGCATGGATGAGTCGGTCACGTCGTTCGGACAGCTCGCTGGACGTTTCCAAGAAATCGTCGCGATTACGTCGAGCATTAATGCAATTGCGGCTCAGACAAACTTGCTCAGTCTTAACGCGTCGATCGAAGCAGCCCGCGCTGGTGAGTTCGGAAAAGGCTTCACGGTCGTCGCGCAAGAAATTCGCAACCTGTCAGCGCAGACGGCAGAAGCGTCAAAAGAAATCAATGCGATTATCGAACGTGTCGATCAAGACGTCACACAAACCGGTAACTCGATTCATGCCAGTACGACACTGTTACGTGAGCAGGAAGAACGCATGGCAGAGAGTCAGTTAGCGTTGCAAACGATCGAAACAGATGCAACGGAAGTCGTTGGTTCGATCCAGTCGGCACAGACCCAGTTCGCGACGATGACGAACAGTCTTGTTGCTATCACGACAGCAGCCGGTCAACTCGACACGTTCATGAACGCCTTGCTCGCACAAAGTGAGTCGTTATCCGGTCTGACACGTCACCAAGTCGGTCAGGTCATGGAACTGCAACAGGCGATTCATGCCTTGAACGAGACGGCATCAACCCTTCAGCAAACGAATGGCTAA
- a CDS encoding LytS/YhcK type 5TM receptor domain-containing protein → MLEQIPFLLSRLGMLALLAFLLSQWRISRYIFKMDRGMNLPLLFAFVSSGILMNYAGIELSQDTTIDPLLGLAVEKDALLLDTRLAVIVTSGLIGGPVVGGITGCLVGLHRYVLGSLGAEAGWIIAMLAGLASGWYRKRWRLHDGYAIVPPIGIVLTALLFESGVTLLLAPDTTEALDLMGRAAFPLLFANMCGVVLFIMILRTQLRLEGALFVGQTERSDRLLQALQPLRKQGLTSEVARQIGATLLKETKMQRIVVLGATEVVIDMTDQQPAVCGEQPRREEQRWIEAEEPVRQEDEQTGQILSFHPMRINGQKAGVICYFSKDLFDDTVERMTEQLVRLLARELHMHREDQLLRLSGRKMKPMLHVSYLKGIIEEIQRTADPGTPVKHQLNALLQLLTAATRHDEHPLREELATLKAYLSLEGTRRRPNQLTSADITVDLDIETAVEEYFVFPFLVTQLVDNALRHAFVKAGRHHRIDVRAFKTTTDWVIEVTDNGQGVPPAVMQQLDQKEAGDSNLFLIRRALDVTYGSVATLHVHSITHQGTRIEVRLPLPSL, encoded by the coding sequence GTGCTTGAGCAAATCCCATTCTTACTGAGTCGTTTAGGTATGTTAGCACTGTTAGCCTTTTTATTGTCCCAGTGGCGCATTTCCCGATACATATTCAAGATGGACCGCGGAATGAACCTTCCACTGCTCTTCGCATTCGTGTCATCCGGTATTCTGATGAACTACGCAGGAATTGAACTTTCGCAAGATACGACGATTGACCCGTTACTCGGGTTAGCTGTCGAAAAGGATGCCCTGTTGCTCGATACCCGACTCGCTGTCATCGTGACGAGTGGATTGATTGGTGGACCGGTAGTCGGCGGCATCACGGGATGTTTGGTTGGTCTACATCGTTACGTGCTTGGTTCGTTAGGGGCAGAAGCAGGTTGGATCATCGCAATGCTCGCTGGACTTGCGAGCGGCTGGTATCGAAAACGCTGGCGTTTGCATGATGGTTATGCAATTGTTCCGCCCATCGGTATCGTATTGACAGCGTTATTGTTTGAGAGTGGCGTCACGTTATTGCTTGCACCGGATACGACGGAGGCACTGGATTTGATGGGTCGAGCCGCCTTTCCGTTACTGTTCGCAAATATGTGCGGTGTCGTATTGTTCATCATGATTTTACGGACACAACTTCGACTCGAAGGTGCACTCTTCGTCGGGCAAACTGAGCGTTCCGACCGTTTACTGCAAGCGTTACAGCCCTTACGAAAGCAAGGATTGACTTCCGAAGTCGCGCGACAGATTGGAGCGACATTATTGAAGGAAACAAAGATGCAACGAATTGTCGTGCTCGGGGCGACAGAAGTCGTCATCGATATGACGGACCAGCAACCTGCAGTCTGTGGCGAGCAACCGAGACGGGAGGAACAACGATGGATCGAAGCAGAAGAACCCGTCCGACAAGAAGACGAGCAGACGGGGCAAATTTTAAGTTTTCACCCCATGCGTATCAACGGTCAAAAAGCAGGGGTCATCTGTTACTTTTCGAAGGATTTATTTGATGATACCGTCGAGCGGATGACGGAACAACTTGTCCGTTTATTAGCACGAGAGCTACACATGCATCGAGAAGATCAGTTGCTTCGGTTAAGTGGAAGAAAGATGAAACCGATGTTACACGTCAGCTATCTGAAAGGAATCATCGAAGAAATCCAGCGGACAGCTGACCCGGGAACGCCTGTTAAACATCAACTGAATGCACTGTTGCAGCTTCTGACAGCAGCGACGCGGCATGATGAACATCCACTACGCGAGGAATTGGCAACTTTAAAGGCATACTTATCATTAGAAGGAACGCGACGTCGTCCGAATCAACTGACCTCTGCGGATATCACGGTCGATCTTGATATCGAGACCGCTGTTGAAGAATACTTCGTGTTTCCATTCCTTGTGACACAGCTTGTCGATAATGCACTGCGTCATGCATTCGTAAAGGCAGGACGACATCACCGGATTGATGTCCGTGCTTTCAAGACGACGACAGACTGGGTCATCGAAGTTACGGATAATGGGCAAGGTGTACCGCCTGCTGTGATGCAACAACTGGATCAAAAAGAAGCGGGTGATTCGAACCTGTTTCTGATTCGACGCGCATTAGACGTGACATATGGTTCGGTCGCAACATTACATGTCCACTCAATCACGCATCAAGGTACTCGGATTGAAGTACGATTACCTCTTCCGTCCCTTTGA
- the crcB gene encoding fluoride efflux transporter CrcB — MLYVLVGLAGVLGASARYGLGLLIGDFTNGPFPWPTLAINLIGSFLLGYATHFLFRTKLLHQYAITAIGTGFIGSFTTFSTFSVETVTLLNEHHLADAFLYMLVSLFGGLFLSYLGYALGTRRLRYVTKGRG; from the coding sequence ATGCTCTATGTACTCGTAGGTCTCGCAGGTGTTCTCGGTGCCTCTGCACGTTATGGACTTGGACTGCTGATTGGCGACTTTACGAACGGTCCGTTTCCGTGGCCCACGCTTGCGATCAACTTGATCGGTAGCTTTCTGCTCGGCTACGCGACACACTTTTTATTTCGAACGAAACTCTTGCATCAATATGCGATCACAGCCATCGGAACAGGCTTCATCGGCTCATTTACGACGTTTTCGACATTTAGCGTCGAGACCGTGACCTTACTCAACGAACATCATCTAGCGGACGCGTTCCTCTATATGCTCGTCAGCCTATTCGGCGGTCTGTTCCTGTCTTATCTTGGTTACGCGCTTGGGACACGACGACTGCGATACGTGACGAAAGGACGTGGGTGA
- the crcB gene encoding fluoride efflux transporter CrcB — MELLALAIGAFCGAISRFAVSQWMKTFWKREFPLATFLINVLGSFLLGLVIGAHLDTTWTLLLGTGFLGSFTTFSTFKIETLQLFQDGNRKVLTLYLISSYGFGILAAFLGITLTA; from the coding sequence ATGGAATTACTCGCCCTTGCCATCGGTGCTTTTTGTGGTGCTATCAGTCGGTTTGCCGTCAGTCAATGGATGAAGACGTTTTGGAAACGCGAATTTCCTCTGGCGACGTTCCTGATTAATGTACTCGGTTCGTTTTTACTCGGACTCGTCATCGGTGCGCATCTGGATACGACATGGACGTTACTCTTAGGTACCGGTTTCCTTGGATCGTTTACAACGTTCTCGACGTTTAAAATCGAGACATTACAGTTATTTCAGGACGGAAATCGTAAAGTACTTACTCTCTATCTCATCTCGAGCTACGGTTTCGGAATTCTTGCAGCTTTCCTTGGAATCACACTTACAGCTTGA